ATTCCAATAGATGCAAAACACGCGTGTGGATTTGCTGTGTGGAAGTTCCGGGACGCACCATACGTGGGATGGTCGTTAGAACTTCTTGTTTTGCCGCGGGGGAAACGAGCGCACGCGTAAGTGCCCGCTCGAGTTTCCGACGATCAAACGGCTGCATTGTTCCATCGGACTTTCGAATGTGCATAGGCCCTCAGTATACCAAGCTCGTGAGATTACGTTGTGTACTTCTGTGCATACTTGACCATAAAAAGGCGCCATGTTATAGTCTTCTCGGTTTTACATGGGCCTTTAGCTCAGCTGGCTAGAGCACCTGCTTTGCAAGCAGGGGGTCGAGGGTTCGAATCCCTCAAGGTCCACCAAGAATCACTCACGTAAGTGAGTGTTTTTTGTTGGATTCGAACCAGAGGGGGCCACGGGGGAACTGGGTGTTCCCCCGTGGCGGAAACATTAAAACCGCAGGGTTTTAAAGAGCTAAGCGACGTGAGATTCCCTCAAGGTCCGCCAAGAATCACTCACGTAAGTGCGTGTTTTTTGTTGAGAAGAAGTGTTTATAAAATTGACGGTTATTGTCTAAGAGAAATGGGAGGACAGGATGTGATAAGATGGATTCAAGAACATTATTATTATGAAAGCTAAAGATTTTTCTCTCGTCGATCAAAACGGTGTTGTTCGAACATTAAATGACTACAAAGGTCAGTATGTTCTCTTGTATTTTTATCCGAAAGATATGACGCCTGGTTGTACCATCGAGGCCGTGTGTTTTAGGGATTCGCTTAACGATTTTAAAGCGGTGGGTATTCAAGTGCTTGGCGTGAGTGCAGATACGGTAGCGTCTCATAAAAAATTTGCGGACGCACATAAACTCAATTTCCCTCTTTTGTCCGATGTGGACCGAACGGTCATTCGATCGTATGGGGCAGAAGGGGAGAAGTCGATGTTTGGAAAGAAATACATGGGAATACTGCGAGATTCATTCCTCATTGATCCAAAAGGCGTGATTGCAAAGCATTACGAGAAGGTAAACCCGGCCAAACACGCGCAGGAGGTACTGGATGACATGCGTCAACAGAAATAACCATAAAGACAGAATCGATATGTCAGAACATTCGGGACGTCAGATTACAGAAGCAGAAATTGGTCATGGAATAGAGGCGATCAAGGATCAAGAATTGATTAGTCGCTACCAACCAACCTATTTGGGTATGGGTGGGGAACAAGTCGTTTTTGGTATTGAGGGGCATCCGAATTCGGTGATAAAAGTGCATAAACATACCTTCGGACAGGTATTGAACTACAATCGAACAGAAGGAATTTTAGATCATGTTTTATCACCGGAAGCACGCAGTTATCTCGAATTGCGACTCGCAAGGGATAGGGAATCACAATGGTTGCTCGCGAAGCATTTTTCTGAGCACACACTTCCTGAGCGTCAGTACGTTCAACAACTCCCCGTAACACGTCAATTGCAAACCGCGATACAGGATCGCTGGTCCACATTTGATCCATTGCCGGACGGTGTACACCAGCTTTGGACAACGATCCGCGTGCAAAAACGTCTTCCTGTTGAAGCGACAAAGGAAGGAGGAGCGATATCTCTTGCAACGCCCTATCTGGAAGAGAGCATATTCGATGATGGACTAGAAGAGTACAGGGAAAATATTTCTATACTCTTGGACGGAGCTTCATTGGATGACACGGGACTGTTGGATGAATGTCTCCCCCATACAATACTTGATGCTATGGATGGAGATCCTGCATTGCGAGACATATTGCGTGATTTTACTGAACGCGCAATTCAGTACACAGAGGACAGTGGGGAATTGTTAGATATTGCGGGCGATTGGAACGTTGTCGTTTTTAAAAAAGAAAACGAGAAGGGCGAGATGGTTTGGGATTACTTGTTGCCGGATGTAAAATATCCAGCACGCGAATCGGTCTCACGCGGGAGAATGGGCATTGAGACGCTTTTAGATGGAGGTGCCTCGGATCCTGAGCAAGAAAACACCATACTCAACACTGTTGCCTATACGCGATTTGTAAATGCACTCGCGATAGCAACTGGCTCGGACCGTCGTCTTAAAATTGCTGATCGGCCTATCGCTCCAAAGAGCAATGAGTTGCTGCGTGTCCTAAAGCGGGAGCTTGCGCGTTGGCATGAACCTGTCGATTCCGGAGAAAAAGAGGCGACATCGGTGGATGCTTCGTAAAAAATGATGGCTATTTATGGATTATGAGATGTTTCAAATATGCGACGATCGTCGTATATTTGATACGTCTGAATTTGTTTCATCTTTCTGAATTGACTGTATTAGCGGGGTGTTGGCGAATAATTTGCGATCTTAAATCATTCAAAACACCGACGATCGTCGCTTGTTTGAAAAACGATGAATTTGAGACAAGCGGAGGTATGGCAAATAGAATGATAGGTCAACGATGACTATGAACATAAACAAAATACCATCCGTTTGTGGATGGTATTTGTGCGAGGACCGCGAAACTCGATATTTCAAACCAGATTACTTGCGCTTTGGATATTATTGGAGCTCTGTGGCGCAGGTGACGGACGCTTCTTCCTGTTTCGTGCGAATGGTGTCGGGGAGCGTGTGTTGTTCCCACTGCCCATAAGGATCTTCCAAATTCAGTTCTAAGAGTGGACTCACAGCTTCTCGCTCACCTTCTGGAGTCTGTATCTTTGTTCCAAGCGAGAGAAGCGGATCGTAGCAAGGGCCGGGTGAGTAACTAGATTGATTTCGTTGTACGATCAATGATCCGTTATGAAGACCAAGGACATGAAACGCATAGACGTCTATTGGCGTTGTAATTGTTACCGTCTTCTTATATAAACGTTCCCATACGCGCGTTGCCGAATCGTATTGATAGATCCCGAGAAATAATTCTGTATCGGAGACGCGTTCCGATGTCGCAAAATAGTACTGTGTAGGCTGGTCAGGATTCTGCACAATGCCGAACTCAATCTTTTCTTGTCCGTCGTCCTTTCCTTGTGATTCATTAATGGCTTTCTCAGCAAAAGCTGTTTGATCCCACTCCGATGGAGTGAGATATGTATATGTGGACACCTCACGCTTCTTTTCTAATACGTCTTCAATTGTTTGTACCGTAGGAAGTGTGGGCTCTTTTGGATGACGTAGAACGAGAACTAACGTCACGATGACGAGAAGAAGAACTGCGCTGATAATGACCCAGGTTTTGTTTACAGATCTTTGTGCCATATTAATCGATTTGGTTCGCGGGTTGTTTTCCGCTTAGAACGGCAATAATATTTTCTGCAGCACGCCTGGACATAGCCTGACGTGTCGCAACTGTTGCACTGGCTGTATGAGGTGTCGTAATGACGTTTTTAAGTTTTTTTAGCGTTGGATGAATGCGTGGCTCAAACTCATACACGTCGATCGCAGCACCTCCAATAGATTTTTGCTTAAGCGCCTGCACGAGTGCAGCTTCATCGATCACGGGGCCACGCGACGTATTAATAAGGAACGCCGTTTTCTTCATGAGGCCAAGCTCTTTTTTCCCAATGAGATGATGCGTCGATTCAAGGAGGGGAACATGCAGAGAGATAACATCGGCCGTATTGAGAAGTTGTGTGAGGCTTAGATACGTTGCTCCGTATTTCTTCTCTGCTTCTGTATTGTGTGCCACGTCGGCGTAGACGATTTTCATGTTAAACCCGTCGTGCATTCTGTGTGCTAGCTGCATACCAATGTTTCCCATACCTACAATTCCCAATGTTTTTCCAGAGATATCGGTTCCCAAGAGCAGCTGAGGCCCCCAGCCTTTATACAAACCTGCGCGTGCATAGTCGTCTGTTTCTACCACGCGGTGAGCGAGGGCAAACATAAGGGCAATCACATGCTCGGCGACGGATTCATTGATTTCTGGCCCAGGCGTATTGGTAATGATGACGTTATGCTTCTTTGCCGCTTCTAAATCTATGTTGTTAAAACCAACCGCGTAGTTTGCAACGACTTGTAGTTGATCTCCCGCTGCTTTAAAGACTGCTTCATCAATCTTATCCGTTAAAATCGACAAGACGGCATCGTAGCGTTTTGCTTTAAGGTGTTTGAGTAATTCCTTGCGAGGAATGGCTTGATCTTTTGAATAAACGTCTACCTCGTAGCGCTTCTTTTTAAGAAGTTTGAGACCTTCGTCTGGGATGGGCCGAGTAACAAAAATACGTTTTGGCATAGGTGGCGGTCGAATCGGTCGAATCGTCTTTACTCGATCAATTCAGAAAAGAATAAGAAATAAAACAGCACACCCATTCTACCATGAGTGTGCTATCTGTTTACTGAATAAAATCTGAGAGGCAGTATTCTGGTGTTTCTACGAGCGTACGGTTACCTTCTTCATTTTGTTGATAAATATTGACACGCATACAGTTATTTGATGTCCAGCGCATGGCGTAATTACCAATTCCTCCAAACTCATAGTACATATCTGCAAACGATCGGTCACGCCCAAGGGTTTTTACGTCCCATGTTGTTGCGGTGAGAAGATCGATAAACTGCAGATGCGGTTCTTCTGATTGATCGGCTGTGTCAAAGATCAATGCGCCGTAATGTTGGTCTGGTGCAAGTAAGATCGCAGACGCAGAAAAGGGGAGAAGTGATTGCACGGAAGATGCAATAAGCTCTGTTCCGTCCTCGGTATTGAATTCATAGAGCGTCCATCCTGGATTGTCACCTTCAACAATCCTGTTGAGGAAAATGCGTCCATCCCACTTTGTTCGCGGTTGAGCGACTATCTCAAAGTGGCTATTTCCCTTCGGGATCGTGAGAATAACTGTGTCTTCTCCCGTGATTTGATCTACCTCATGAATGTCGGTAGACCCTGTGAACGGTTCATCTTGTTGCGTGTAATAGAAAGGGATTGGCCCAGGTCGATCCATTTCCTTTGCGAGTGAGGTCTGAAGATCGCTGTTTTGTTGCTGTAGCGTAAGCGTCGAGGTTTGTAACGCGGCATTTTGCTTTGCAAGCTTTGCTCCCGTGTCCCAGGATAGGTATGCCATGACGGCCGCACCGACCAACAAAAGGCTCGTGAGTGCAATGGCGATAATAAACCCTGTATGCTTGTGCATCGGTCCACGACCTGGCATGGGAGGAGTAATCACCTCTTTGGGTGGGGGAATCTGTGTCGTGGCGGTTTGCTGTACGTCTGGCATAGGATCATGTTATTCCTGCTTAATTGTAGAGAAAGAAACGGTGAGCGAATCATTTAGAGAGTATACGGCTCAACGCGGATTTGACCAAGTCGACGCGATCCTGGCATACGATCGAGGATGCCGTTTTTTGCGCCGACTTTTTGAATGACGCTTTCCGCATTGATGGTGGCAAGTCGTATTGCCATGATCGGATCTTGGAAGACGATCATTCCTGCCGTGAATGCAGAGCCGAACGCATCACCGGCACCCGTGGTGTTTGTTGGAGCAATGTTGCCTGGAAAGGCGAAGAACGTTTCTCCTCCGTTGGATGCATACGCACCATGATTCCCATCTGTAATAACGACTGCTCCACCAACATGCTCGTTGAGTCGTTTGATGATCGTGCGTAAATCCGATGGTGCGAGCCGTGTGAGTTGTGCGGCTTCCTCGCGATTCAGCGAGAGGATATCTGTTCGTCTGAGAAGAGGCGCGAGTTTATTGAGACCTTGCTTGAGACTCGCCGAACCTGGGTTCCATGTGACGTGGATGTCGTTTGTGGCAGCATGCGCAAAAATCTTTTTGAGCAATCCAAGGTCTCCGTTGAGACTACTAAGATACAGCCACTTGCAGGTCATCCTCTCCCAAGGAAGCTCTTTTGCCTGTACGCTTGCCGATGCTCCCCGATAAACAAGTGCCGTGCGTCGTCCATCGTTGGTCGTAAGGAGTGTCGAGTAGCCTGTCTGTTCTTTGTCGGTTGAGATTAAAAGATTTGTATGGACCCCGTGCGTACGAAGATCATTGATAATGTCACGTCCTGTATCGTCTGCTCCGATTTTAGCGATGCAAGATGTCTTAAGCCCTAAATGCGCGAATGTTGCGGCGGCATTGGTAGCTCCTCCACCGGAGGAAAAGTAGGGAGCCTCGACCTCCAGTTTTCCCCCCAAGACAAAACAGGCCTCGGGAATTGTGTTGGTTCCGCGTTCTTCGACAATAAAATCCTTGCTCTGTACGTAGACATCGCGGACAGCAGCACCAATGGTAATTACGTCGAAGTTCATGTACACGTGTTAGAAGTTCCAAAAAGTCGAATTTTACGCATCACCTCTTTTTTAATCGCCTCTCGACCGGCACCGAGGTACTTGCGTGGGTCCATATTATCGGGGTGAAGCGTCATGTACTTATCTACGGCACCCGTAAACGCGAGGCGAAGGTCTGAGTCTATGTTGACCTTTCCAATGCCGCCGGCAATAAGCTTTCGAATTTGTGAGGGGGCAATTCCTTTTGCTGTTGGAAGGTGAGCACCGTACGTTTGAACGACGTTGACCAAATTTGCTGGGATTCCGCTTGCGCCGTGAAGGACGAGGGGAATTGACGTTTGTGCACGGATAAGTGCGAGTCGCTTGTAGTCGAGTTTTGATCCACCGAGAAACTTGGTCACTCCATGTGCGGTGCCAATGGAGATAGCGAGTGAGTCACACCCGGTCTCTTTAACGAACTGTTTTACCAGGGCAGGATCCGTCATGAACGCGTCACGAGCGTGCACGTCCAAATCATCTTCCTTCCCCGGAATAGGTCCCAACTCTGCCTCGACCCAGATTTTTTTTGCATGCGCCAGTGCCACGATCTCTTTTGTAATAGCGACGTTTTCTTTGTAAGGATGAGACGAACCATCGATCATCACACTTGTGTACCAGCTGCTTGCAATAGCCTCTTTAACAAGACGGACATTGGTGCCGTGATCAAGATGAAAGACAACAGGAACATCGACATCGTTTGCTATTGTATGAACCATTGAGCCGAGTAAATCCATTCCTGCGTATTCAATAGCGCCCTGCGACGTCTGAATAATCACAGGAGCATTTTCTTCTACGGCTGCCTCGACGATTCCTTGAAGCGCCTCCAAATTGTTGATGTT
This region of Candidatus Uhrbacteria bacterium CG10_big_fil_rev_8_21_14_0_10_50_16 genomic DNA includes:
- a CDS encoding thioredoxin-dependent thiol peroxidase; translation: MKAKDFSLVDQNGVVRTLNDYKGQYVLLYFYPKDMTPGCTIEAVCFRDSLNDFKAVGIQVLGVSADTVASHKKFADAHKLNFPLLSDVDRTVIRSYGAEGEKSMFGKKYMGILRDSFLIDPKGVIAKHYEKVNPAKHAQEVLDDMRQQK
- a CDS encoding D-glycerate dehydrogenase translates to MPKRIFVTRPIPDEGLKLLKKKRYEVDVYSKDQAIPRKELLKHLKAKRYDAVLSILTDKIDEAVFKAAGDQLQVVANYAVGFNNIDLEAAKKHNVIITNTPGPEINESVAEHVIALMFALAHRVVETDDYARAGLYKGWGPQLLLGTDISGKTLGIVGMGNIGMQLAHRMHDGFNMKIVYADVAHNTEAEKKYGATYLSLTQLLNTADVISLHVPLLESTHHLIGKKELGLMKKTAFLINTSRGPVIDEAALVQALKQKSIGGAAIDVYEFEPRIHPTLKKLKNVITTPHTASATVATRQAMSRRAAENIIAVLSGKQPANQID
- a CDS encoding fructose-bisphosphate aldolase (catalyzes the formation of glycerone phosphate and glyceraldehyde 3-phosphate from fructose 1,6, bisphosphate) — protein: MLVSPNVILKQATKNHYAIGAFNINNLEALQGIVEAAVEENAPVIIQTSQGAIEYAGMDLLGSMVHTIANDVDVPVVFHLDHGTNVRLVKEAIASSWYTSVMIDGSSHPYKENVAITKEIVALAHAKKIWVEAELGPIPGKEDDLDVHARDAFMTDPALVKQFVKETGCDSLAISIGTAHGVTKFLGGSKLDYKRLALIRAQTSIPLVLHGASGIPANLVNVVQTYGAHLPTAKGIAPSQIRKLIAGGIGKVNIDSDLRLAFTGAVDKYMTLHPDNMDPRKYLGAGREAIKKEVMRKIRLFGTSNTCT